A DNA window from Loxodonta africana isolate mLoxAfr1 chromosome 7, mLoxAfr1.hap2, whole genome shotgun sequence contains the following coding sequences:
- the MTA2 gene encoding metastasis-associated protein MTA2 isoform X2, with protein sequence MAANMYRVGDYVYFENSSSNPYLVRRIEELNKTANGNVEAKVVCLFRRRDISSSLNSLADSNAREFEEESKQPGVSEQQRHQLKHRELFLSRQFESLPATHIRGKCSVTLLNETDILSQYLEKEDCFFYSLVFDPVQKTLLADQGEIRVGCKYQAEIPDRLAEGESDNRNQQKMEMKVWDPDNPLTDRQIDQFLVVARAVGTFARALDCSSSIRQPSLHMSAAAASRDITLFHAMDTLQRNGYDLAKAMSTLVPQGGPVLCRDEMEEWSASEAMLFEEALEKYGKDFNDIRQDFLPWKSLASIVQFYYMWKTTDRYIQQKRLKAAEADSKLKQVYIPTYTKPNPNQIISVGSKPGMNGAGFQKGLTCESCHTTQSAQWYAWGPPNMQCRLCASCWIYWKKYGGLKTPTQLEGAARGTTEPHSRGHLSRPEAQSLSPYTTSANRAKLLAKNRQTFLLQTTKLTRLARRMCRDLLQPRRAARRPYAPINANAIKAECSIRLPKAAKTPLKIHPLARLPLATIVKDLVAQAPLKPKTPRGTKTPINRNQLTQNRGLGGIMVKRAYETGPAEGSDPLGNATSCPKTQLTPEGEAFADCSAAPSSSACTLTSCQHQ encoded by the exons ATGGCGGCCAACATGTACCGGGTGGGGG aTTACGTCTATTTTGAGAACTCCTCCAGCAATCCTTACCTGGTTAGACGGATTGAGGAGCTCAACAAG aCTGCAAACGGAAATGTGGAAGCAAAGGTTGTCTGTCTTTTCCGGCGAAGGGACATTTCTAGTAGCCTCAACAGCCTGGCTGATAGTAATGCCA GGGAGTTTGAGGAGGAATCAAAGCAGCCAGGAGTGTCGGAGCAGCAGCGACATCAGCTGAAGCACCGGGAGCTTTTTCTTTCTCGGCAATTTGAATCCTTACCGGCCACTCACATACG GGGGAAATGCAGTGTGACCCTTTTGAATGAGACAGATATCTTGAGTCAGTACCTGGAAAAGGAG GACTGCTTTTTTTACTCACTGGTGTTTGACCCTGTGCAGAAGACACTTCTAGCTGATCAGGGGGAGATCAGAGTTGGTTGCAAATACCAAGCTGAGATCCCAGATCGCTTGGCAGAGG GAGAATCTGACAATCGGAACCAACAGAAGATGGAGATGAAGGTCTGGGACCCAGATAACCCTCTCACAGACCGGCAGATTGACCAGTTTCTCGTGGTGGCCCG AGCGGTGGGGACCTTTGCGAGAGCCCTAGATTGCAGCAGCTCCATCCGGCAGCCAAGCTTGCACATGAGTGCAGCTGCCGCTTCCCGAGACATCACCCTG TTTCATGCAATGGATACCTTGCAGAGGAATGGCTATGATCTGGCTAAGGCCATGTCGACCCTGGTGCCCCAGGGGGGCCCAGTGCTGTGCCGGGATGAGATGGAGGAATGGTCTGCCTCGGAGGCCATGCTGTTTGAGGAGGCCCTGGAGAAGTATGGGAAGGATTTCAATGATATTCGCCAAGACTTT CTACCCTGGAAGTCACTTGCCAGCATAGTCCAGTTTTATTACATGTGGAAAACCACAGACCGGTATATTCAGCAG aAAAGGTTGAAAGCTGCTGAAGCAGACAGCAAACTGAAACAGGTTTACATCCCCACCTA CACTAAGCCAAACCCTAACCAGATCATCTCTGTGGGCTCAAAACCTGGTATGAATGGGGCTGGATTCCAAAAGGGCCTGACCTGTGAGAGCTGCCACA CCACGCAGTCTGCTCAGTGGTATGCCTGGGGCCCACCCAACATGCAGTGCCGCCTCTGTGCTTCCTGTTGGATCTACTGGAAGAAGTATGGGGGACTGAAGACCCCGACCCAGCTTGAGGGGGCCGCTCGGGGTACCACA GAGCCACACTCGAGGGGCCACTTGTCCAGACCTGAAGCCCAAAGTCTTTCCCCCTATACCACCAGCGCCAACCGGGCCAAGCTGCTGGCCAAGAACAGGCAAACATTCCTGCTCCAGACCACGAAGCTGACCCGTCTTGCCAGACGCATGTGCAGGGACCTGTTACAACCGAGGAGGGCTGCCCGACGACCTTATGCTCCTATCAATGCCAATGCCATCAAGGCAGAGT GCTCCATCCGACTTCCTAAGGCTGCCAAGACTCCACTGAAGATTCACCCTCTGGCGCGGCTGCCCTTGGCAACTATCGTCAAAGATTTGG TGGCCCAAGCACCTTTGAAACCAAAAACACCTCGGGGCACCAAGACACCTATCAATAGAAACCAGCTGACCCAGAACCGAGGACTGGGGGGCATTATGGTCAAACGGGCCTATGAGACT GGCCCTGCGGAAGGCTCTGACCCACTTGGAAATGCGACGAGCTGCCCGAAGACCCAACTTACCCCTGAAGGTGAAGCCTTCGCTGATTGCAGTGCGGCCCCCAGTTCCTCTGCCTGCACCCTCACATCCTGCCAGCACCAATGA
- the MTA2 gene encoding metastasis-associated protein MTA2 isoform X1, protein MAANMYRVGDYVYFENSSSNPYLVRRIEELNKTANGNVEAKVVCLFRRRDISSSLNSLADSNAREFEEESKQPGVSEQQRHQLKHRELFLSRQFESLPATHIRGKCSVTLLNETDILSQYLEKEDCFFYSLVFDPVQKTLLADQGEIRVGCKYQAEIPDRLAEGESDNRNQQKMEMKVWDPDNPLTDRQIDQFLVVARAVGTFARALDCSSSIRQPSLHMSAAAASRDITLFHAMDTLQRNGYDLAKAMSTLVPQGGPVLCRDEMEEWSASEAMLFEEALEKYGKDFNDIRQDFLPWKSLASIVQFYYMWKTTDRYIQQKRLKAAEADSKLKQVYIPTYTKPNPNQIISVGSKPGMNGAGFQKGLTCESCHTTQSAQWYAWGPPNMQCRLCASCWIYWKKYGGLKTPTQLEGAARGTTEPHSRGHLSRPEAQSLSPYTTSANRAKLLAKNRQTFLLQTTKLTRLARRMCRDLLQPRRAARRPYAPINANAIKAECSIRLPKAAKTPLKIHPLARLPLATIVKDLVAQAPLKPKTPRGTKTPINRNQLTQNRGLGGIMVKRAYETMAGVGVPFSANGRPLASGIRSSSQPAAKRQKLNPADAPNPVVFVATKDTRALRKALTHLEMRRAARRPNLPLKVKPSLIAVRPPVPLPAPSHPASTNEPIVLED, encoded by the exons ATGGCGGCCAACATGTACCGGGTGGGGG aTTACGTCTATTTTGAGAACTCCTCCAGCAATCCTTACCTGGTTAGACGGATTGAGGAGCTCAACAAG aCTGCAAACGGAAATGTGGAAGCAAAGGTTGTCTGTCTTTTCCGGCGAAGGGACATTTCTAGTAGCCTCAACAGCCTGGCTGATAGTAATGCCA GGGAGTTTGAGGAGGAATCAAAGCAGCCAGGAGTGTCGGAGCAGCAGCGACATCAGCTGAAGCACCGGGAGCTTTTTCTTTCTCGGCAATTTGAATCCTTACCGGCCACTCACATACG GGGGAAATGCAGTGTGACCCTTTTGAATGAGACAGATATCTTGAGTCAGTACCTGGAAAAGGAG GACTGCTTTTTTTACTCACTGGTGTTTGACCCTGTGCAGAAGACACTTCTAGCTGATCAGGGGGAGATCAGAGTTGGTTGCAAATACCAAGCTGAGATCCCAGATCGCTTGGCAGAGG GAGAATCTGACAATCGGAACCAACAGAAGATGGAGATGAAGGTCTGGGACCCAGATAACCCTCTCACAGACCGGCAGATTGACCAGTTTCTCGTGGTGGCCCG AGCGGTGGGGACCTTTGCGAGAGCCCTAGATTGCAGCAGCTCCATCCGGCAGCCAAGCTTGCACATGAGTGCAGCTGCCGCTTCCCGAGACATCACCCTG TTTCATGCAATGGATACCTTGCAGAGGAATGGCTATGATCTGGCTAAGGCCATGTCGACCCTGGTGCCCCAGGGGGGCCCAGTGCTGTGCCGGGATGAGATGGAGGAATGGTCTGCCTCGGAGGCCATGCTGTTTGAGGAGGCCCTGGAGAAGTATGGGAAGGATTTCAATGATATTCGCCAAGACTTT CTACCCTGGAAGTCACTTGCCAGCATAGTCCAGTTTTATTACATGTGGAAAACCACAGACCGGTATATTCAGCAG aAAAGGTTGAAAGCTGCTGAAGCAGACAGCAAACTGAAACAGGTTTACATCCCCACCTA CACTAAGCCAAACCCTAACCAGATCATCTCTGTGGGCTCAAAACCTGGTATGAATGGGGCTGGATTCCAAAAGGGCCTGACCTGTGAGAGCTGCCACA CCACGCAGTCTGCTCAGTGGTATGCCTGGGGCCCACCCAACATGCAGTGCCGCCTCTGTGCTTCCTGTTGGATCTACTGGAAGAAGTATGGGGGACTGAAGACCCCGACCCAGCTTGAGGGGGCCGCTCGGGGTACCACA GAGCCACACTCGAGGGGCCACTTGTCCAGACCTGAAGCCCAAAGTCTTTCCCCCTATACCACCAGCGCCAACCGGGCCAAGCTGCTGGCCAAGAACAGGCAAACATTCCTGCTCCAGACCACGAAGCTGACCCGTCTTGCCAGACGCATGTGCAGGGACCTGTTACAACCGAGGAGGGCTGCCCGACGACCTTATGCTCCTATCAATGCCAATGCCATCAAGGCAGAGT GCTCCATCCGACTTCCTAAGGCTGCCAAGACTCCACTGAAGATTCACCCTCTGGCGCGGCTGCCCTTGGCAACTATCGTCAAAGATTTGG TGGCCCAAGCACCTTTGAAACCAAAAACACCTCGGGGCACCAAGACACCTATCAATAGAAACCAGCTGACCCAGAACCGAGGACTGGGGGGCATTATGGTCAAACGGGCCTATGAGACT ATGGCAGGGGTAGGGGTCCCCTTCTCTGCCAATGGAAGGCCTCTGGCCTCAGGGATTCGCTCAAGCTCACAGCCAGCAGCCAAGCGTCAGAAACTAAACCCAGCTGATGCCCCCAATCCTGTGGTGTTTGTGGCCACAAAAGATACCAG GGCCCTGCGGAAGGCTCTGACCCACTTGGAAATGCGACGAGCTGCCCGAAGACCCAACTTACCCCTGAAGGTGAAGCCTTCGCTGATTGCAGTGCGGCCCCCAGTTCCTCTGCCTGCACCCTCACATCCTGCCAGCACCAATGAGCCCATTGTCCTGGAGGACTGA